In Candidatus Methanomethylicota archaeon, one genomic interval encodes:
- a CDS encoding DUF429 domain-containing protein: MCSGFVCMGVDLASMESRETGICILRGVYVKTMTVHGDGEILNLALLEKPHVIAIDAPLSLPKGKTLDSRGCVRECDRELLRMGIRFFPLNFKWMRQLTMRGMKLRAELTGMGFRVIETYPGGAQQILGIPRVKRGREELRRKLVEMFNLSGDILERRLSPHELDAVTCAIVGKLYLEGEYIAIGDPSEMLMILPKPR; this comes from the coding sequence GTGTGTAGTGGTTTTGTGTGTATGGGTGTGGATTTGGCTAGTATGGAGTCTAGGGAGACTGGAATATGTATATTGAGGGGGGTATATGTTAAGACTATGACTGTTCATGGTGATGGGGAGATTTTGAATTTAGCGTTGTTGGAGAAGCCGCATGTGATCGCAATTGATGCTCCATTATCGTTGCCTAAGGGGAAGACTTTGGATTCGAGGGGTTGTGTTAGGGAGTGTGATAGAGAGCTTTTGAGGATGGGTATAAGGTTTTTCCCATTAAACTTTAAGTGGATGAGGCAGTTGACTATGAGGGGGATGAAGCTTAGGGCTGAATTGACTGGTATGGGGTTTAGGGTTATAGAGACTTATCCTGGTGGTGCTCAGCAGATACTTGGAATTCCAAGGGTTAAGAGGGGGAGGGAGGAGTTGAGGAGGAAGCTTGTGGAAATGTTCAATTTGAGTGGGGATATTTTGGAGAGGAGGTTGAGTCCACATGAATTGGATGCTGTGACATGCGCTATTGTTGGGAAGTTGTATTTGGAGGGGGAGTATATAGCTATAGGGGATCCGAGTGAAATGCTAATGATACTGCCGAAGCCGAGATAG
- a CDS encoding hydroxyacid dehydrogenase, translating to MNYKVVILEPIHKDGVELLKKYCDVIECREGVSREELKNIIQDADIIISRGFIKIDAELIRCVRKAKAIVVHGVGVDHIDLKAAEEAGIKVVNTPEALTDTVAEFTIGALIALLRKIKQADEAVRRGEWSRKYTDLVGVDLKGKNVGILGLGRIGLAVAKRLKPFDVKLYYYDKIRKYDVEEDLGIRYMNFRELLSASDIILIHLPLTEETYHIISRKEFELMKNGVYIVNMGRGALIDEAELIKQIEAGKVAGAALDVFEREPLPPESPLTKYENVLLTPHLAASSVEALKRLSMDVAKKTLEILGIPVNQI from the coding sequence ATGAACTATAAGGTTGTCATATTAGAACCAATACATAAAGATGGGGTAGAACTGTTGAAGAAGTATTGTGATGTAATAGAATGCCGAGAAGGGGTCAGCAGAGAAGAATTGAAAAACATAATACAAGATGCAGACATAATAATTTCAAGGGGGTTTATAAAGATAGATGCCGAACTTATTAGATGTGTGAGGAAAGCTAAAGCTATAGTGGTGCATGGAGTTGGAGTAGACCACATAGATTTGAAAGCTGCCGAGGAAGCTGGAATAAAAGTTGTAAATACACCAGAAGCATTAACGGATACTGTAGCAGAATTCACCATTGGAGCACTAATAGCATTATTAAGGAAGATTAAGCAAGCTGATGAAGCTGTAAGGCGTGGAGAATGGAGTAGAAAGTATACGGATCTAGTGGGAGTAGACTTGAAGGGTAAAAATGTTGGAATACTCGGACTTGGGAGGATAGGCTTAGCAGTGGCGAAGAGATTGAAGCCATTCGACGTAAAACTATACTATTACGATAAAATAAGAAAGTACGATGTGGAAGAAGATTTAGGAATAAGATATATGAATTTCAGGGAATTGCTATCCGCATCAGACATAATACTGATACACTTACCATTAACGGAGGAAACATACCACATAATATCGAGGAAAGAGTTTGAATTAATGAAGAATGGAGTATACATTGTAAATATGGGTAGGGGGGCATTAATTGATGAAGCTGAATTGATAAAGCAAATTGAAGCTGGGAAGGTGGCTGGAGCAGCATTAGACGTATTTGAAAGAGAACCACTGCCACCGGAAAGCCCACTAACGAAATATGAAAATGTACTATTAACCCCACATCTAGCTGCAAGTAGTGTGGAAGCATTGAAAAGGCTTTCAATGGATGTAGCTAAGAAAACCCTTGAAATACTTGGAATACCCGTTAACCAAATATAA
- a CDS encoding ABC transporter ATP-binding protein: MVRVKLENVYKRFGSVVAADNVCLDILEGEFFTILGPSGCGKTTTLRIIAGLERVDSGRVLFNDVDVTNTPPYLRGTGMVFQNYALWPHMTVFDNVAFGLKIRKVGKDEIRRRVKEVLELVKLSGLEDRYPHQLSGGQQQRVALARALVIEPKVLLLDEPLSNLDAKLRVEMRGELKSLQRRLKITTIYVTHDQDEALTLSDRIAIMNNGRILQVSTPIDIYNKPRDLFVASFIGKCTVLIGVVQNRSDGYLEVKCDDMVLWGVPAYEDLNISVGSRVACILRPESFKLEASASDNVFDGYVKHVSFYGSRNEVRVAVKSSELIASFDSSVNIDVNKPIKIAIPRDRVIVIPYHDT, translated from the coding sequence ATGGTTAGGGTTAAGCTTGAGAATGTTTATAAGAGGTTTGGTAGTGTTGTTGCGGCTGATAATGTTTGTTTAGATATACTTGAGGGGGAATTCTTCACAATTCTAGGTCCAAGTGGGTGTGGTAAAACTACAACTTTACGTATCATTGCTGGTTTGGAGCGTGTGGATTCTGGTAGAGTTCTATTTAATGATGTTGATGTAACCAATACACCCCCCTATCTCCGTGGGACTGGTATGGTTTTCCAGAATTATGCTTTATGGCCTCACATGACAGTTTTTGATAATGTAGCATTTGGTTTGAAGATTAGGAAGGTGGGTAAGGATGAAATTAGGAGGAGGGTTAAGGAGGTTTTAGAGCTTGTTAAATTGTCTGGTTTGGAGGATAGGTATCCACATCAGCTTTCTGGAGGTCAGCAGCAACGTGTAGCTTTGGCTAGAGCTCTAGTCATAGAGCCTAAAGTTCTCTTGCTTGATGAGCCTTTAAGCAATCTTGATGCTAAACTTAGAGTTGAGATGCGTGGTGAATTGAAGTCTCTGCAGAGGAGGCTTAAAATAACGACGATATATGTTACCCATGATCAAGATGAGGCATTGACCTTGTCGGATAGGATTGCAATTATGAATAATGGTAGAATACTACAGGTTTCAACACCAATTGACATCTATAATAAGCCTAGAGACTTATTTGTTGCATCATTTATTGGTAAATGTACTGTGCTGATTGGTGTGGTTCAGAATCGTAGTGATGGCTATCTTGAGGTTAAATGTGATGATATGGTTTTGTGGGGTGTTCCAGCATATGAGGATTTAAACATCAGTGTTGGTAGTAGGGTGGCATGTATACTTAGACCTGAAAGTTTTAAGCTTGAGGCATCAGCTTCGGATAATGTTTTTGATGGTTATGTTAAGCATGTATCATTTTATGGTTCACGTAATGAAGTTAGGGTTGCAGTGAAATCTAGTGAGTTAATAGCATCCTTTGATTCCAGTGTGAATATTGATGTGAATAAGCCAATTAAGATTGCTATACCGAGGGATAGGGTTATAGTTATACCATACCATGATACTTAA
- a CDS encoding endonuclease domain-containing protein: MSHVDGRKRTFSLFAKSVVERYVKAGKYTQEELAFENILLSFGLEKNKDFFHNYRFKNDRGRYYWVDFYLPKWNLIIEIDGGIWHSYFKEAKEKDRRRDAWFKSLGFEIIRIDSGVLRSDSGRDKVKLDIGRKLGLIK; the protein is encoded by the coding sequence ATGTCCCATGTTGATGGTAGGAAGAGGACATTCAGCTTATTCGCAAAGAGTGTTGTTGAAAGGTATGTTAAAGCTGGAAAATATACTCAAGAGGAGTTGGCATTTGAAAATATACTATTAAGCTTTGGATTAGAGAAGAATAAAGACTTCTTCCATAATTATAGGTTTAAGAATGATAGGGGGAGGTATTACTGGGTTGACTTCTACCTACCAAAATGGAATCTAATAATTGAAATTGATGGTGGAATATGGCATTCATACTTCAAAGAAGCTAAGGAGAAGGATAGACGTAGAGATGCATGGTTCAAGAGTTTAGGTTTCGAGATTATTAGAATTGATAGTGGAGTTTTGAGGAGTGATTCTGGGAGAGATAAGGTTAAACTTGATATTGGAAGGAAACTTGGATTAATCAAATGA
- a CDS encoding iron ABC transporter permease: MHSLWRRHVDLFLLVSYLVPLIFFIFLFILPLSLLLSSSFLYYGKPSLYWFTSIFSDTYFVNFNPRTGYLFNVYGDTMYIWGLDYGIIVNTLIVALATTILSTVMGLISAFILARYDFPGKSLFRVLLYVPMLATPFVNAYVLGKLFHPTSGLINYIFYDLLHILPYRIDLNGLVGISIAQSLSYFPIVYLNFQASLLNIDPSLEEQAENLGAKGFSLFRRVTFPLALPGLTAGMIITFIFSMEDLSAPIGFIGYSGNPLAKKVMSYYIFQSFSEAMRGVITPETSALSVILLSISIVGFMFIKRYVSLKTYASLSRGGRWNPRVRRINGFRLLVVYIFLVVLVLVGSMPQVGTVILASTDWVVSGVTPKNFSLEYFYRLLHPSVSRAISNSVIYSSIAVLIAVFIGASSAYCVARFKGILASILDILSTIPVAIPGIVLAVGYFMFFTSLFRWTPLDPLIDPAPLLVLAYSFRRLPFAARSIFAGLQQVHVSLEEAAMNLGANRFQTLFRIVIPLISMNIFGGAILTFVYCMSESSTSVTLGALRWDRGPITFYINQVVYGSIVVGAASIGAALCVLLMTIQILAIIISNYALKQRFAIYGF; this comes from the coding sequence CATCACTTTACTGGTTTACCTCGATTTTTAGTGATACATACTTCGTTAACTTCAATCCTAGAACTGGATATCTATTTAATGTTTATGGCGATACCATGTATATTTGGGGTTTAGATTATGGTATAATAGTAAACACTTTGATCGTTGCATTAGCTACAACAATCCTATCTACGGTTATGGGTTTAATTTCAGCTTTCATTTTGGCTAGATATGATTTTCCAGGTAAGAGTTTGTTTAGGGTTTTACTTTATGTTCCAATGCTTGCCACCCCATTTGTGAATGCATATGTTTTGGGTAAATTGTTTCATCCAACTAGTGGTTTGATAAATTACATTTTCTATGATTTGCTTCATATCCTCCCATATAGGATTGATTTGAATGGTCTTGTGGGTATTTCCATTGCTCAGAGTTTAAGCTATTTCCCAATAGTTTACTTGAATTTCCAAGCTTCATTGCTTAATATTGACCCCAGCTTGGAGGAGCAGGCTGAGAATCTTGGTGCTAAGGGGTTTTCACTTTTTAGGCGTGTAACTTTCCCATTGGCTTTGCCGGGGCTTACTGCTGGTATGATAATAACTTTCATATTTAGTATGGAGGATCTATCTGCCCCCATTGGGTTTATTGGATATAGTGGTAATCCTTTGGCTAAGAAGGTTATGTCATATTATATCTTCCAATCTTTTAGTGAAGCTATGAGGGGTGTTATAACCCCTGAAACTTCTGCTCTCTCAGTAATATTGTTGTCCATTTCCATTGTAGGTTTCATGTTTATAAAGCGTTATGTTTCCCTTAAAACCTATGCTTCATTGAGTAGGGGTGGTAGGTGGAATCCTAGGGTTAGGCGTATTAATGGATTTAGATTACTTGTAGTCTACATTTTTCTCGTAGTATTGGTTTTAGTTGGCTCTATGCCTCAAGTTGGTACTGTGATTTTAGCTTCTACGGATTGGGTTGTTAGTGGGGTTACCCCTAAGAACTTTAGTTTAGAATACTTTTATAGGCTTTTGCATCCCAGTGTTAGTAGAGCAATCTCCAATAGTGTAATTTATTCATCTATTGCCGTTTTAATTGCAGTATTTATAGGTGCTTCTTCAGCTTATTGTGTTGCTAGGTTTAAGGGTATTTTAGCTTCAATACTCGACATTTTATCCACAATTCCAGTTGCGATTCCAGGTATCGTCCTTGCAGTTGGTTATTTCATGTTTTTCACTTCATTATTTAGGTGGACCCCCCTAGACCCATTAATCGACCCTGCACCATTACTTGTTTTAGCTTACTCATTTAGGCGTCTCCCCTTCGCTGCTAGGAGTATATTTGCTGGTTTGCAGCAAGTTCATGTTTCATTGGAGGAGGCTGCCATGAACCTTGGTGCTAATAGGTTTCAAACGCTCTTTAGAATTGTTATACCCTTAATATCTATGAATATTTTTGGTGGAGCTATTCTGACTTTTGTTTACTGTATGTCTGAATCCAGCACCAGTGTTACCCTTGGAGCTTTGAGGTGGGATAGGGGGCCTATCACATTCTATATAAATCAAGTTGTATATGGTAGTATTGTGGTTGGTGCGGCTAGTATTGGTGCAGCTTTATGTGTATTACTGATGACCATTCAAATATTGGCCATAATAATATCCAATTATGCTTTGAAGCAGAGGTTTGCGATTTATGGATTTTAG
- a CDS encoding D-aminoacylase, with the protein MDVAPIIVLVSIVEWDLLIENGLIVDGLGSKPFKGFLGVDGGRIVYLSDVKPKVDAKRVIDASGLIVSPGFIDIHSHGDETILLYPKAENYIFQGVTTIVGGNCGFSPAPVGNFWVMSFWEMDWWHELKPYKYYAPLMHPIDKVNEKLREKFGFTIDWRSFNDFLCKVEGRGSSINYIPLVGHGSIRAAVMGEDHKRRASDKEIEEMKNYLREALDSGAHGMSTGLDYAPGFYADTNEIIELVKVVREYGGIYATHWRRTGIRTETRRETKPPEKIRGIVEAIEISEKTGVPVQISHISYGFVAYPPPPERLRRAMAETTLDYVDEAIKRGVDVSFDVIPNITGGVFSMPKLIALLSPWIRESGGIERLIENLKCEDYRRDIKDAIYGGKWYTVNPNLDPYWMDNIVIRKCKNPEYLGKTLGEIASSKGADPVDVLMDMVLEDPETLYEPKYTYAGEESLEVFFKHPRAMVGADIFALDFKWEAKTPPYYLPHPNTYGAFPMFIAKFVREKGVLSLEEAIMKITSKPAERMKINDRGVLKVGAWADITIFDLNRIGYRGTYLEPRVPPDGIEYVIVNGEIVLDRGMHTGALSGKVIRKRRASK; encoded by the coding sequence ATGGATGTCGCACCTATAATAGTTTTGGTGTCGATTGTGGAGTGGGATTTATTGATTGAGAATGGTTTGATAGTTGATGGTCTTGGCTCTAAACCCTTTAAGGGGTTTCTGGGCGTTGATGGTGGCAGGATAGTGTATTTATCTGATGTTAAGCCTAAGGTTGATGCTAAGAGGGTTATAGATGCCAGTGGACTTATTGTTTCCCCTGGATTCATTGATATTCATAGTCATGGTGATGAAACCATCCTACTATACCCTAAGGCTGAGAATTACATTTTCCAGGGTGTAACAACCATTGTGGGTGGTAATTGTGGTTTTTCACCAGCCCCTGTTGGAAACTTTTGGGTTATGTCATTTTGGGAGATGGATTGGTGGCATGAATTGAAGCCATACAAGTATTATGCTCCACTCATGCATCCAATAGATAAGGTTAATGAGAAGCTTAGGGAGAAGTTTGGATTCACAATTGACTGGAGAAGCTTTAATGATTTCCTCTGTAAAGTTGAGGGGAGAGGTTCATCAATAAACTATATTCCACTCGTTGGGCATGGCTCCATTAGAGCTGCAGTTATGGGTGAAGATCATAAGAGGAGGGCATCTGATAAGGAGATTGAGGAGATGAAGAATTATTTGAGGGAGGCTTTAGATTCCGGTGCTCATGGGATGTCCACTGGATTGGATTATGCCCCTGGATTCTATGCTGATACCAATGAGATAATTGAACTTGTAAAAGTTGTTAGGGAATATGGTGGAATTTATGCTACGCATTGGAGGAGGACTGGGATTAGAACTGAAACTAGGAGGGAGACTAAACCTCCTGAGAAGATTAGGGGGATAGTTGAGGCAATTGAGATATCTGAGAAGACTGGTGTTCCAGTTCAGATATCGCATATATCCTATGGGTTTGTGGCTTATCCACCTCCACCGGAACGTTTGAGGAGGGCTATGGCTGAAACCACATTGGATTATGTTGATGAAGCTATTAAGAGGGGTGTGGATGTATCCTTCGATGTAATACCAAACATTACTGGTGGAGTTTTCTCAATGCCAAAGCTAATTGCATTACTATCCCCATGGATTAGAGAGTCTGGTGGAATTGAACGCTTAATCGAGAATCTCAAATGCGAAGATTATAGAAGGGATATTAAAGATGCAATTTATGGTGGTAAATGGTATACTGTTAACCCAAACCTAGATCCATACTGGATGGATAACATAGTGATTAGGAAATGTAAGAATCCAGAATATTTGGGTAAAACTTTGGGGGAGATAGCTTCATCTAAGGGTGCAGATCCAGTTGACGTGCTAATGGATATGGTTTTGGAGGACCCTGAAACATTATATGAGCCAAAATACACATATGCTGGTGAAGAGAGTTTAGAGGTATTCTTTAAGCATCCAAGAGCCATGGTTGGAGCAGACATATTTGCATTGGATTTCAAGTGGGAAGCCAAAACCCCACCATACTACCTGCCACACCCAAACACTTATGGAGCATTCCCAATGTTTATAGCTAAATTCGTTAGGGAGAAGGGTGTTTTATCCCTTGAGGAGGCTATAATGAAGATAACCTCAAAACCTGCTGAGAGGATGAAGATTAATGATAGGGGTGTATTGAAGGTTGGTGCATGGGCTGACATAACCATATTCGATCTGAATAGGATTGGTTACCGCGGAACATACCTTGAACCAAGAGTTCCACCGGATGGCATTGAATACGTCATAGTTAATGGGGAAATAGTTTTGGATAGGGGGATGCATACTGGAGCATTAAGTGGAAAGGTTATTAGAAAGAGAAGGGCAAGTAAGTAA
- a CDS encoding metallophosphoesterase — protein MGDVRFGRVYLLLIVVLFSICILPSATISQPMVVTDPIKYPLPSWPALCVLNGSFKVVIRAPSSATKWLFSITHNTVNVKYDIESFNGFYNSSSGLWTFYLQVPSNALEGLYSLRVSYVADGASYVYTQPKCVYVFKNYPGYLLIAHVSDTHLPYGADVIARAIYELNLIRPTIIVITGDFVDIGVIASAWNYAWSIIFNGSSKIPILVIPGNHDHSGDDAANYQRYCGPLYYNLSFGNFHFIAMDTRESGYVDIDQLRFAENVLKKIGINDVKIMLIHHPIFGGGFMVSGSWQNINALRSYLYYTWDSNLNVASEFLRLVEQYNVNLVLAGHIHREQFNIYNGKHIFETNAPAGGSLPSGVYWSYRLVNVSGDGKINVLSVGGKEPQNSPSSYPIGSLIYYYAPRNDGSTKSSSIKIYNNLDATINPLVEFIVDGSIPVSSYRFYPITPKDYSVTSVGGVHIVSFRVSIPAKTVYSITFTAINETVKPMISVDVVKSDGGLVFNVNATDSGVGVKRVGLNYQFTFSDGSKSSWYSVNDIPPKIVANRDQIIYSYSSLLYTYTLSLPSNVQSVSYSLIAEDFLGNVGYFNGTFTVSVPKQYTLTIDSSPISGVQFTLSGSTYTTKFSKSLLAGNYTLSFPTEVNVGGVKYVFSGWSDGFSSSTRTITLNSDISLTVYYKAEVPPQTPSYWIYIAIASLLALMVIIVVIYRRR, from the coding sequence ATGGGTGATGTGAGGTTTGGGAGAGTTTATTTGCTCCTCATAGTTGTGCTATTCTCCATATGTATACTTCCATCAGCCACAATATCCCAGCCTATGGTGGTAACAGACCCCATAAAGTATCCCCTCCCATCGTGGCCTGCTTTATGTGTTTTGAATGGCTCCTTTAAGGTTGTGATTAGAGCTCCAAGCTCTGCAACGAAATGGCTCTTCTCAATAACTCATAATACGGTAAACGTTAAATATGACATTGAATCATTCAATGGCTTTTATAATTCAAGTAGTGGGCTTTGGACATTTTATCTGCAAGTACCTTCAAATGCTCTTGAGGGGTTGTATTCACTCAGAGTTTCATATGTTGCTGATGGTGCAAGTTACGTTTACACTCAACCGAAGTGTGTGTATGTTTTCAAGAATTATCCAGGGTATTTGTTGATTGCACATGTGAGCGATACACATTTACCCTATGGTGCTGATGTTATTGCGAGAGCCATATATGAGCTTAACCTCATTAGACCCACTATAATTGTGATTACAGGGGATTTTGTTGATATAGGTGTAATTGCTTCTGCTTGGAATTATGCTTGGTCAATAATATTCAATGGTTCCTCTAAAATCCCAATTCTAGTTATTCCGGGTAATCATGATCATTCAGGTGATGATGCTGCAAACTATCAGAGGTATTGTGGTCCACTATACTATAATCTGAGTTTTGGGAATTTCCACTTCATTGCCATGGATACTCGTGAATCAGGTTATGTTGATATTGATCAACTTAGATTTGCTGAGAATGTTTTGAAGAAGATTGGCATTAATGATGTTAAGATCATGCTTATACATCACCCAATCTTTGGAGGTGGATTCATGGTTAGTGGTTCTTGGCAAAACATCAATGCTCTAAGGAGCTACCTATACTACACTTGGGATAGTAATTTGAATGTTGCATCGGAATTTCTTAGACTTGTGGAGCAGTACAATGTTAATTTAGTTTTAGCTGGACATATACATAGAGAGCAATTCAACATTTACAATGGTAAGCATATTTTTGAGACCAATGCTCCAGCTGGAGGGTCTTTGCCATCAGGTGTTTACTGGTCTTATAGGTTAGTGAATGTTAGTGGTGATGGTAAGATTAACGTTTTGAGTGTTGGAGGTAAGGAGCCTCAAAATTCGCCATCCTCCTACCCAATTGGTTCATTAATATACTATTACGCTCCCAGGAATGATGGTTCCACAAAATCTTCATCAATAAAGATCTATAACAATCTAGATGCAACTATAAATCCACTTGTGGAATTCATTGTTGATGGCTCCATACCTGTAAGCAGTTATAGATTCTATCCAATAACTCCAAAAGATTACTCTGTAACCAGCGTTGGTGGTGTGCATATAGTTAGCTTTAGGGTGAGCATCCCTGCTAAGACAGTTTATTCCATAACATTCACAGCTATTAATGAAACTGTTAAACCAATGATTTCAGTTGATGTCGTTAAGAGTGATGGTGGCTTGGTATTCAATGTTAATGCCACTGATTCCGGTGTGGGTGTTAAGCGTGTTGGTTTGAATTATCAATTCACGTTTTCCGATGGTTCTAAGAGTTCATGGTATAGTGTTAATGATATTCCACCGAAAATTGTTGCTAATAGGGATCAGATAATCTACTCCTACAGTTCACTGCTTTACACGTATACGTTGAGTCTTCCAAGTAATGTTCAAAGCGTCTCATACTCACTTATAGCCGAGGATTTCCTTGGAAATGTGGGATACTTTAATGGTACATTCACCGTTTCAGTGCCAAAGCAATACACGTTGACTATTGATTCATCTCCAATTAGTGGGGTTCAATTTACATTGTCAGGCTCCACATATACCACTAAGTTCTCCAAATCCCTCCTTGCTGGAAATTATACCTTGAGCTTCCCAACTGAGGTTAATGTTGGTGGGGTTAAGTATGTTTTTAGTGGTTGGAGTGATGGATTTAGCAGTTCAACTAGAACTATAACCTTAAATTCCGATATCAGTTTAACTGTTTACTACAAGGCTGAAGTTCCTCCACAAACGCCATCATACTGGATCTACATTGCAATTGCATCCTTATTGGCATTGATGGTAATTATTGTTGTGATATATAGGCGTAGGTGA
- a CDS encoding CoA transferase: protein MYEKPLKGIRILDVSRILAGPFCTMILGDLGAEVIKVEEPLKGDDTRSWGPPFIDGEAAYYLSVNRNKKSITVNLKHPDGLKIIYGLAEKSDVFIENFRPGVAERLKIDYETISKINPKIIYCSISGFGQTGPYRDYPAYDLLIQAMSGFMSITGEEGRPPVRIGVALFDIGAAMYAAIAIIAALYRRDKTGVGERIDISLLDTGVSWLTYMAMNYFATGVNPKRMGSAHPSIVPYQCFQDKDGKWFALAVGNDDIWRRMCKAIGREDLMNDKRYATNPDRVRNRDELLEELNRIFKGNSRDYWIKIFMENEVPCAPVNEVSEILSDPQILHREMVVEVNHPKIGKLKQLGIPIKYAKTTLKVEEPPPMLGQHTEEVLMKLLGYKKEEILELKRKGAI, encoded by the coding sequence ATGTATGAAAAACCGTTAAAGGGGATAAGAATTTTAGATGTGAGTAGAATTTTAGCGGGTCCATTCTGCACAATGATACTTGGAGATTTAGGGGCTGAAGTGATAAAGGTTGAGGAGCCATTGAAGGGGGATGATACGAGGAGTTGGGGCCCCCCATTCATAGATGGGGAGGCAGCATACTACCTATCGGTAAATAGGAATAAGAAGAGCATAACGGTAAACTTGAAGCACCCAGATGGATTAAAGATAATATATGGGTTAGCTGAGAAGAGCGATGTATTCATTGAAAACTTTAGACCAGGAGTTGCTGAAAGACTCAAAATAGATTATGAGACAATTAGCAAGATAAACCCTAAAATAATTTATTGTTCGATAAGTGGATTTGGGCAAACTGGACCATACAGGGATTACCCAGCATACGACCTACTAATACAAGCAATGTCTGGATTCATGAGCATAACTGGCGAGGAGGGAAGGCCTCCAGTTAGAATAGGAGTTGCATTATTCGATATTGGTGCAGCAATGTATGCAGCAATAGCCATAATAGCAGCACTATATAGGAGGGATAAAACTGGCGTTGGTGAGAGGATAGATATATCATTACTGGATACTGGGGTATCATGGTTAACATATATGGCAATGAACTACTTCGCCACAGGAGTAAACCCCAAGAGGATGGGTTCAGCACACCCAAGCATAGTACCATACCAATGCTTCCAAGATAAAGATGGGAAATGGTTTGCACTAGCAGTGGGTAATGATGATATTTGGAGAAGGATGTGTAAAGCAATTGGAAGAGAAGATTTAATGAATGATAAGAGGTATGCAACAAATCCAGATAGAGTTAGGAATAGAGATGAATTATTGGAGGAACTAAACAGGATATTTAAGGGTAATAGTAGAGATTACTGGATAAAGATATTCATGGAGAATGAAGTTCCATGCGCACCAGTAAATGAAGTTAGCGAAATACTAAGCGACCCACAAATCTTGCATAGGGAAATGGTAGTTGAAGTAAATCATCCAAAAATTGGGAAACTAAAACAACTCGGAATACCAATAAAATATGCTAAAACCACATTAAAAGTTGAGGAGCCACCACCAATGCTAGGTCAACACACAGAAGAAGTGCTAATGAAATTATTGGGGTATAAAAAGGAGGAAATTTTGGAATTAAAGAGGAAGGGGGCTATATAA